In the Oncorhynchus nerka isolate Pitt River linkage group LG2, Oner_Uvic_2.0, whole genome shotgun sequence genome, one interval contains:
- the LOC135573353 gene encoding gastrula zinc finger protein XlCGF52.1-like — MASVKLEDCSQTLELNVNIKDEEEEEKIRTTVSHGDHVEKFSTSREQQQEDHRANRSHHCPHCEEIFPILSKLKIHLKSHTGENLYPCTDCGKRFTTSRSLTVHQRIHTGEKPYSCSDCGKSFSRLGNLKTHGCIHTGVKPYSCSDCGKSFSRLGDLKTHELIHTGVKPYSCSDCGKSFSRLGHLKTHARIHTGERPYSCSDCGKSFSRLGNLKTHERIHTGVKPYSCSDCEKSFSRLGDLTTHERIHTGVNSYSCSDCGKSFTRLGHLKTHERIHTGVKPYLCFDCGKSFSLLENLKRHERIHTGVKPYPCSDCVKCFTTSADLKVHQRTHTGEKPYSCSDCVKCFTTSTDLKVHKRTHTGEKPYSCSGCGKSFSRLGQLKRHQVNHKGEKPYH; from the exons atggcatcagtgaagctggaagactgcagtcaaacactggagctgaatgtcaacattaaagatgaagaagaggaggagaagattagGACAACTGTTAGTCATG gagaccaTGTTGAGAAATTCTCTACATCCAGAGAGCAACAGCAGGAAGATCACAGAGCTAACAGGTCTCACCACTGCCCACATTGTGAGGAGATTTTCCCAATTCTATCAAAGCTAAAAATACACCTTAAATCACACACTGGAGAGAATCTGTATCCCTgtactgactgtgggaagagattcactACATCAAGGTCTCTGACAGTTcatcagagaatacacacaggagagaagccttactcctgctctgactgtggaaagagtttctctCGACTGGGCAACTTAAAAACACATGGATGTATACATACAGGAGTGaaaccttactcctgctctgactgtggaaagagtttctctCGACTGGGTGACTTAAAAACACATGAACTTATACATACTGGAGTGAAGCCTTACTcatgctctgactgtggaaagagtttctctCGACTGGGCCACTTAAAAACACATGCacgtatacatacaggagagaggccttactcctgctctgactgtggaaagagtttctctCGACTGGGCAACTTAAAAacacatgaacgtatacatacaggagtgaagccttactcctgctctgactgtgaaaAGAGTTTCTCTCGACTGGGCGACTTAACAacacatgaacgtatacatacaggagtgaattcttactcctgctctgactgtgggaagagtttcactCGACTGGGCCACTTAAAAacacatgaacgtatacatacaggagtGAAGCCATACCTCTGCTttgactgtggaaagagtttctctCTGCTGGAAAACTTAAAAAgacatgaacgtatacatacaggagtGAAGCCTTACCCCTGCTCTGATTGTGTAAAATGCTTCACAACATCAGCTGACctaaaagttcatcagagaacacacacgggagagaagccttactcctgctctgattgTGTAAAATGCTTCACAACATCAACTGACCTAAAAGTTCATAAGAGAACACACacgggagagaagccttactcctgctctggctgtggaaagagtttctctCGACTGGGCCAGTTAAAAAGACACCAAGTTAATCAtaaaggagagaagccttatcacTGA
- the LOC135573366 gene encoding zinc finger protein 260-like, whose protein sequence is MASVKLEDCSQTLELNVNIKDEEEEEMIGKSVSHGRLRSSLRPVISAVRTDATCLSPSTLSPNLQSRGPDCDSGAQFALQDPEMTSVKLEDCSQTLELNANIKDEVEEKIGTSVSHGDHVETFSTSREQQQEDHRAKRSHHCPHCEESFPILSKLKIHLKIHTGENLYFCTDCGKNFTTSKAMTVHQRVHTGEKPYFCSDCGKSFSRRGDLKTHKRIHTGEKPYSCSNCVKCFTTSGELKIHQRTHTGEKPYSCSDCRKRFSQLSHLKQHERIHTGKKPYSCSDCIKCFTTSSELKVHQRTHTGEKPYFCSDCRASFSHLGNLKQHERVHTGEKPYSCSDCGKSFSRRGHFKTHEHIHTGDKPYSCSDCGKSFSRQGDLKIHERIHTGEKPYSCSNCIKCFTTSGELKVHQRTHTGEKPYSCSDCRASFSQLSHLKQHERIHTGEKPYSCSDCRKSFSQSSHLKQHERIHTGEKSYSCSGCGKCFTTSSELKVHQRTHTGEKPYFCSDCGARFSQLGNLKQHERIHTGEKPYSCSDCGASFSQPCNLKNHKRIHTGEKPYSCSDCRKSFSQLGHLKRHQGIHKGE, encoded by the exons atggcatcagtgaagctggaagactgcagtcaaacactggagctgaatgtcaacattaaagatgaagaagaggaggagatgattgGGAAATCTGTTAGTCATG GCCGACTCAGATCAAGTCTGAGGCCGGTAATATCAGCAGTGAGGACAGACgcaacctgcctctctccttccacactgagtccaaacctacagtcacggggtcctgattgtgacagcggagcccagtttgcactgcaggatccagagatgacatcagtgaagctggaagactgcagtcaaacactggagctgaatgccaacattaaagatgaagtggaggagaagATTGGGACATCTGTTTCTCATG GAGACCACGTTGAGACATTCTCTACATCCAGAGAGCAACAGCAGGAAGATCACAGAGCTAAGAGGTCTCACCACTGCCCACATTGTGAGGAGAGTTTCCCAATTCTATCAAAGCTAAAAATACACCTAAaaatacatacaggagagaatCTGTATTTCTGCACTGACTGTGGGAAGAATTTCACAACATCAAAGGCTATGACAGTTCATCAGagagtacacacaggagagaagccttacttctgctctgactgtggaaagagtttctctCGACGGGGCGACCTAAAAACACACaaacgtatacatacaggagagaagccttactcctgctctaaTTGTGTAAAATGCTTCACCACATCAGGTGAGCTAAAaattcaccagagaacacacacaggagagaagccatactcctgctctgactgtaggaAGAGGTTCTCTCAACTGAGCCACCTAAAACAGCATGAACGCATACACACAGGAAAGAAGCcgtactcctgctctgactgcataAAATGCTTCACAACATCATCTGAACTAAaagttcaccagagaacacacacaggagagaagccttacttttGCTCTGACTGTAGGGCGAGTTTCTCTCATCTGGGAAACTTAAAACAACATGAACGTGTACACACAGgcgagaagccttactcctgctctgattgTGGAAAGAGTTTTTCTCGACGGGGCCACTTTAAAACACATGAGCATATACATACAGGAGataagccttactcctgctctgattgTGGAAAGAGTTTTTCTCGACAGGGCGATCTAAAAATacatgaacgtatacatacaggagagaagccttactcctgctctaaTTGTATAAAATGCTTCACCACATCAGGTGAGCTAAaagttcaccagagaacacacacaggagagaagccatacTCCTGCTCTGATTGTAGGGCGAGTTTCTCTCAACTGAGCCACCTAAAACAGCATgaacgtatacacacaggagagaagccttactcctgctctgactgtaggaAGAGTTTCTCTCAATCGAGCCACCTGAAACAGCATgaacgtatacacacaggagaaaagtcTTACTCCTGCTCTGGCTGTGGAAAATGCTTCACAACATCATCTGAGCTtaaagttcatcagagaacacacacaggagagaagccttacttctgctctgactgtggggcgaGATTCTCTCAACTGGGAAACTTAAAACAACATgaacgtatacacacaggagagaagccttactcctgctctgactgtggggcgaGTTTCTCTCAACCGTGCAACCTAAAAAATCATAaacgtatacacacaggagagaagccttactcctgctctgactgtagaaAGAGTTTCTCTCAACTGGGCCACTTAAAAAGACACCAAGGTATACATAAAGGAGAGTAG